The Streptomyces puniciscabiei genomic interval CGGCGCCTGCTGCACCCACAGCTCCTTCGCCCCGGTGGCCTGCTTCACCAGCCGCTCCACCCGGGCGAGTTCACCGGGTTCCAGACCGGGCATGGCCCGCAGGCCGGGCCAGGTCTCGGAGGTGTACGGATAGCCCTTCACCCAGTCGTCCTTGGCCAGGCACCGCTCCCGTACGGCGTCCACGTCGGGCAGGACGTCGTCGAACACCCAGTAGTCGCGGCCCTTGGTGGGCTTGCGGTAGGGCAGGACGGGAAGGGCGCCGGAAGCCGGGGGCCGGCCGGCCGGCATGCGGGGCGACGGTGGCTGTGGGGGCATGCGGCGAATCTATGCCAACGGTTCCTCTCGCCTCTCCCGAGGAATGGTCAACTCTTCTTTTACCTGCCGCACCGATACGAACGGCGTCCGCATCCGTACTGCTGTGCGTCCGAACCACCCCGAGCCGTCATCGGGGCGGGATCCACGACCGGGCAGGAGGCACGGTGCGCTTTTCGCGGAACGCGACGGGAACCCTCTTCGTGGGCGGTGCGATGGCCATGACCCTCGTCGCACTCGCCTACCCGAGCATGCTCGGCGTGACCAAGGTGACCACCGCGCAGGACCGCGTCATCGCCAACACCCAGTGGGGGCCGCTCACCGAGCAGGACCGCGACTTCGTGGTGAAGGTGCGGGCCGCCGGTCTGTGGGAGTACCCGGTGGGGCAGATGGGGCTGCAGAAGGGCACCACTCCGGGGGTCATCACGGCCAGCAAGCACCTGGTCGACGGGCACGCGGCCCTGGACACCACCTGCCGCAAGATCGCGCCGATGCTGAACATCACGCTGCCCAATCTGGCGAGCCCCCAGCAGCAGGGCTTCGTCAGCCAGTTGAAGGCGGACAGCGGGAAGAAGTTCGACAGCGACTTCGCCAACATCCTGCGGATGACGCACGGCGCGATCTTCAACACCATCTCGAAGATCCGGTCCACCACCAAGAACTCGCTGGTGCGCGCCCTCGCCGACCAGGCCAACAACACCGTGCTGGACCATATGACGGTGATGGAGAAGACCGGTCTGGTCGACTTCGACCAGACCCTCTTCCAGCAGACGACCCCGCCCAAGCTGCCCGCCTCCGACCTGACCCCGCCACCCCCGGCCGCCGGTCAGCCGGAGGTGGTGCTCACCCCGCCGCCGAACCCCACGTCGACGCCCGTCGACCTCAGCGGTCTGACCGGCGGCAACGCCCCGGCGGCACCGAGCCCCGGGCCGACGGCGGGTTAGCCCCTGGGGGCCAGCCACACGGTCGTGTCCGGCGGGAGCGCCCTGCCGTCGAGCGGGCAGCTGGCCAGCAGCACCTCGCCCGGCGGCAGCGGCAGCGGTCGCTCGCCCAGGTTGGTCACGCAGCGCCAGGCCGCCGAGCGTGTGAAGTCCAGCACGCCGGCGGGGGCGTCCGGGGTCCAGGTCAGCGCCTCGCCCTCCAGCAGCTTGCGGCGCAGCCGCAGGGCGGTGCGGTAGAGCTCCAGGGTCGAGCCCTCGGCCTCCGTCTGCGCCTCGACGGCGTACGCCGCGAAGGACGGAGGCTGCGGCAGCCAGGCGGCGCCCGGCCCGAAGCCGTACGAGGGCCCGGTCGTCGTCCACGGCAGCGGCACCCGGCAGCCGTCGCGGCCCTTGCGGACATGGCCGGTCTGCTCCCAGATGGGGTCCTGGAGCACCTCGGTGGGCAGGTCGGCGACCTCGGGGAGGCCGAGTTCCTCGCCCTGGTAGAGGTACGACGAGCCGGGCAGCGCGAGCATCAGGAGGGTCGCGGCGCGGGCCCGGCGCAGGCCGGCGGCGGGGTCGACGGCGGGCGCGGTGCCGCCGGACAGCAGCCAGGCGGCCGGATCGGTGCCGGGCGGAAGCATCAGGCGCGAGGCGTGGCGTACGACGTCGTGGTTGGACAGCACCCAGGTGGCGGTGGCGCCGGCGGCGTGGGCGGTGGCCAGCTCGTCGGTGATGACCCGGCGGAGCTCACCGGCATCCCAACGGGCTTCGAGGTATTCGAAGTTGAAGGCCTGGCCGAGTTCGTCCGGGCGGGCGTACAGCGCGCGGCGCGGCCCGGGGACCCAGGCCTCGGCGACGGCCGTGCGCGGCGGGCGGTAGGCGTCGAAGACCTTCCGCCAGTCCCGGTAGATCTCGTGGACCTCGTCGCGGTCCCAGTAGGGGTGGCTGCCCGGCGGGACGAGCGGCAGTGCCTCCTCGCCGGTGGCGCCGAGGTTCCCGGTGTCCCGCAGGGGCTCGCCGAGGTCCTTGGCCAGGCCATGGGCGACGTCGATGCGGAAGCCGTCGACGCCCCGGTCGGCCCAGAAGCGCAGGGTGGTGCGGAAGTCGGCGCGGACGTCCTCGTCGTCCCAGTTGAGGTCGGGTTGTTCGGCGGCGAAGAGGTGCAGGTACCACTCGCCGTCCGGGATCCGCTGCCAGGCGCTGCCGCCGAAGACGGACTGCCAGTCGGTGGGCGGGAGTTCGCCGCGCGCGCCCCGGCCGGGGCGGAAGACGTAGCGCTCGCGGGCCGGGGAACCGGGGCCGGAGCGCAGGGCCTCCTGGAACCAGGGGTGCCGGTGCGAGGTGTGGTTCGGGACGATGTCGACGACGACCTTCAGGCCGAGCCGGTGGGCCTCGCCGACCAGGGCGTCGAAGTCGTCCAGGGTGCCGAGGCGGGGGTCGACGTCCCGGTGGTCGGCGACGTCGTAGCCGCCGTCGGCCAGTTCCGAGGGATAGAAGGGGCTCAGCCACAGGGCGTCGACGCCGAGGCGGGCGAGGTGGTCCAGGCGCAGGGTGATGCCGCGCAGATCGCCGAGCCCGTCGCCGTCGGCGTCGGCGAAGCTGCGGGGATAGACCTGGTAGATGACGGCCTGACGCCACCAGTCGGGGCTCTTGGAGGAGAGGTCCGGGAAGCGGTCTGCCATACGGGATCCCTTCGGGAAGGACACGACGGTACAGGGAATCTGTCCATATTGCCCGGAAAAGGAACCTTCGGCCGACGCGGAGCGGCACCCGACCGCCGACGCCTAGCGTGGCGCGGCGCAGTGCTCCAGCAGCCCCGCCACCTCGCCGTCCACCACCCGGTACCGGACGACCCGGCCCTCCTTCTCGCCCGCGACGACACCGGCCGCTCGCAGCAGCCGCAGGGCCTGGGAGACGGCGGGGTCGTTCATGCCCGTGGCGATGGCGAGGTCGGAGACGGCGAGGGGACCGGTGTGATGGAGGGCGAGCAGGAGGGAGAGCCGGTTGGGGTCGGCCAGCAGGGAGAAGCGGTCGGCCCAGGTACGGACGTGGCCCGCGTCGCCGATGGCGGCGATCGCCTCGCACACCCGGTGACCGTCGATGGTGCGGCGGTCGGCTCGGTCGGCAGGCACGAGATGCATGGCCTCATCCTCGCAGCCCTGCATGTGATCTTGAATACCTGCTCGGTTGTGCAGCTATGCAGAAGACCGCCGGCACCCCTACGGTGGTCGGGCCGTGGTGTTCGGGAAGTCGATGCAAGGTCGACGCGGCCCTCGCCACTGTGATCGGGGAGTTCCCGTCCCGTCCGGCACCCGCCGGGCCACTGGTCGGTCGTACGACTGGGAAGGCAGGGACGGCGAACGCACCACCCCGTAAGCCAGGAGACCGGCCACGGCAGCTCACGAAGTGATCCACGAGGTGCTGGAGCGTGAACCGATGGCCAATGCTGCCGATACCCCTGCTGTGACGGCTTCCTTCCGCTGGCGGCGCGAGGACACGATCAGGACGGCGGGGCTGCTGGCGGTCATCGCCGCCCTGCACGTCGTGGCGTTCGGCGTCCTCTTCCTGCTCGTCGCCCCCGAGCACTACAAGGTCGGCCGGGACGTCTTCGGCATCGGCCTCGGCGTCACCGCGTACACGCTGGGCATGCGGCACGCCTTCGACGCCGACCACATCGCGGCGATCGACAACACCACCCGCAAGCTGATGGCCGACGGCAAGCGGCCGGTGTCGGTGGGGTTCTGGTTCGCGCTCGGCCACTCCAGCGTGGTGGTGGTCCTGGCGCTGCTGATCGCGGGCGGCACCGCGCTGGCCGGGAAGGTCATGGACCAGCACTCGCACACCCACCAGGTGCTGGGTTTCCTCGGTACGACGATCTCGGGTGGCTTCCTCTACCTCATCGCCGCCCTCAACCTGGTCGCCCTGGCGGGCATCCTGCGGGTCTTCCGGGCGATGCGGGCGGGAACGTACGACGAGAAGGAACTCGAACAGCACCTGGACTCCCGGGGGTTCATGAACCGCATCCTCGGGCGCCTGACCAAGTCGATCTCCCGCCCCGGCCAGATGTTCCCGCTCGGCTTCCTCTTCGGGCTCGGCTTCGACACGGCCACCGAGGTCACGCTGATGGTGATGGCGGGCTCGGGCGCGGCGGCCGGCCTGCCCTGGTACGCGGTCCTCTGCCTGCCCCTGCTCTTCGCCGCCGGGATGAGCCTGTTCGACACCCTCGACGGCACGTTCATGAACTTCGCCTACCAGTGGGCCTTCTCCAACCCGGTGCGCAAGGTCTTCTACAACCTCACCATCACCGGACTGTCCATCGCCGTCGCCTTCTTCATCGGCACGATCGAGCTGGTCGGCGTCCTGCACGACAAGCTCGCCCTGAGCGACTCCGTGACCGGCTGGATCGCTGGGCTGAACCTGGACAGCGTCGGCTACCTCATCGTCGCCCTGTTCGTCGTGGTGTGGGCGGCGGCGCTGGCGTACTGGCGCCTCGCACGGGTGGAGGAGCGCTGGACGGCCCCCGCGCCCGGCGGCCGGTGACGGGACGTCACGCAGGCTGCGGAGCCGCGCGTTCGACCGTCTCCAGGTACAGCTTCACGTAGCGGTCCACGGCGACCTCCAACGCCACGTCCGCCATGGCCTGTTGGCGCCTGCCCTCGTGGATCTCGGACTCGCCGGGGCGGGGACGGCGGTCGACGATCGTCTGGCCCCGGGTCGGGCCGGGGGCCAGGGACACCTCGACCGGGAGCAGCCGGGTGGTGATGCCCTGCGGGTCGGCGACCGCGCACACCGCGCCCGCGTCACCCAGGCCGCCCGCCTCCTCCGCCTCGGGCGCCTCGCCCTGTGCGGTCGGCCGGTGGGCGAGGAGTTCGCCGGCCAGGC includes:
- a CDS encoding glycoside hydrolase family 13 protein, with the translated sequence MADRFPDLSSKSPDWWRQAVIYQVYPRSFADADGDGLGDLRGITLRLDHLARLGVDALWLSPFYPSELADGGYDVADHRDVDPRLGTLDDFDALVGEAHRLGLKVVVDIVPNHTSHRHPWFQEALRSGPGSPARERYVFRPGRGARGELPPTDWQSVFGGSAWQRIPDGEWYLHLFAAEQPDLNWDDEDVRADFRTTLRFWADRGVDGFRIDVAHGLAKDLGEPLRDTGNLGATGEEALPLVPPGSHPYWDRDEVHEIYRDWRKVFDAYRPPRTAVAEAWVPGPRRALYARPDELGQAFNFEYLEARWDAGELRRVITDELATAHAAGATATWVLSNHDVVRHASRLMLPPGTDPAAWLLSGGTAPAVDPAAGLRRARAATLLMLALPGSSYLYQGEELGLPEVADLPTEVLQDPIWEQTGHVRKGRDGCRVPLPWTTTGPSYGFGPGAAWLPQPPSFAAYAVEAQTEAEGSTLELYRTALRLRRKLLEGEALTWTPDAPAGVLDFTRSAAWRCVTNLGERPLPLPPGEVLLASCPLDGRALPPDTTVWLAPRG
- a CDS encoding HoxN/HupN/NixA family nickel/cobalt transporter; translated protein: MANAADTPAVTASFRWRREDTIRTAGLLAVIAALHVVAFGVLFLLVAPEHYKVGRDVFGIGLGVTAYTLGMRHAFDADHIAAIDNTTRKLMADGKRPVSVGFWFALGHSSVVVVLALLIAGGTALAGKVMDQHSHTHQVLGFLGTTISGGFLYLIAALNLVALAGILRVFRAMRAGTYDEKELEQHLDSRGFMNRILGRLTKSISRPGQMFPLGFLFGLGFDTATEVTLMVMAGSGAAAGLPWYAVLCLPLLFAAGMSLFDTLDGTFMNFAYQWAFSNPVRKVFYNLTITGLSIAVAFFIGTIELVGVLHDKLALSDSVTGWIAGLNLDSVGYLIVALFVVVWAAALAYWRLARVEERWTAPAPGGR
- a CDS encoding ArsR/SmtB family transcription factor codes for the protein MHLVPADRADRRTIDGHRVCEAIAAIGDAGHVRTWADRFSLLADPNRLSLLLALHHTGPLAVSDLAIATGMNDPAVSQALRLLRAAGVVAGEKEGRVVRYRVVDGEVAGLLEHCAAPR
- a CDS encoding DUF4142 domain-containing protein, which gives rise to MTLVALAYPSMLGVTKVTTAQDRVIANTQWGPLTEQDRDFVVKVRAAGLWEYPVGQMGLQKGTTPGVITASKHLVDGHAALDTTCRKIAPMLNITLPNLASPQQQGFVSQLKADSGKKFDSDFANILRMTHGAIFNTISKIRSTTKNSLVRALADQANNTVLDHMTVMEKTGLVDFDQTLFQQTTPPKLPASDLTPPPPAAGQPEVVLTPPPNPTSTPVDLSGLTGGNAPAAPSPGPTAG